One window of Triticum dicoccoides isolate Atlit2015 ecotype Zavitan chromosome 5A, WEW_v2.0, whole genome shotgun sequence genomic DNA carries:
- the LOC119301592 gene encoding photosystem I chlorophyll a/b-binding protein 6, chloroplastic-like, with product MATPLPTGSFAACRLQPRIRVLHATKPPAQNAGPAAAACAPVRRGGSHRTGATKSSLSTVCEPLGPDRPVWFPGTAPPPWLDGSLPGDFGFDPLGFGSEPESLRWFAQAELMHGRWAMLAAAGILVPEVLHKWGFMEEFSWYTAGEREYFADPWTLFVTQMALMGWVEGRRWMDYLNPGSVDIEPRFPNRKNPTPDVGYPGGLWFDWGNWGRGSPEPVMVLRTKEIKNGRLAMLAFVGFWFQAVYTGQGPLDNLLAHLADPGHCNIFSAFTSR from the exons ATGGCGACTCCTCTGCCCACTGGCTCATTCGCAGCATGTCGCCTCCAACCTAG GATCCGGGTGTTGCATGCCACGAAGCCGCCGGCGCAGAATGCTGGCCCGGCAGCGGCAGCCTGCGCTCCCGTCCGGCGGGGCGGTAGCCACCGTACTGGCGCGACCAAGAGCAGCCTGTCCACGGTGTGCGAGCCGCTGGGGCCCGACCGGCCCGTCTGGTTCCCCGGCACCGCCCCTCCGCCGTGGCTCGACGGCAG CCTTCCGGGAGACTTCGGATTTGATCCTCTGGGATTCGGATCGGAGCCGGAGTCGCTGCGGTGGTTCGCGCAGGCGGAGCTGATGCACGGCCGGTGGGCGATGCTGGCGGCGGCCGGGATCCTGGTCCCGGAGGTCCTGCACAAGTGGGGCTTCATGGAGGAGTTCTCCTGGTACACGGCCGGCGAGCGCGAGTACTTCGCGGACCCGTGGACGCTGTTCGTGACCCAGATGGCGCTCATGGGTTGGGTGGAGGGCCGGCGGTGGATGGACTACCTCAACCCGGGGTCCGTGGACATCGAGCCGCGGTTCCCCAACCGCAAGAACCCCACCCCGGACGTGGGGTACCCGGGGGGCCTGTGGTTCGACTGGGGCAACTGGGGCCGCGGCTCGCCGGAGCCCGTCATGGTGCTCCGCACCAAGGAGATCAAGAACGGCCGCCTCGCCATGCTGGCCTTCGTCGGCTTCTGGTTCCAGGCCGTCTACACCGGCCAGGGCCCCCTCGACAACCTCTTGGCGCACCTCGCCGACCCCGGCCACTGCAACATCTTCTCG GCGTTCACGTCCCGCTGA